From a region of the Calypte anna isolate BGI_N300 chromosome 4, bCalAnn1_v1.p, whole genome shotgun sequence genome:
- the TSC22D3 gene encoding TSC22 domain family protein 3 isoform X2, whose translation MSTGMYQSPMEVAVYQLHNFSISFFSSLLGGDVVSVKLDNSASGASVVAIDNKIEQAMDLVKNHLMYAVREEVEVLKEQIKELLEKNSQLERENSLLKTLASPEQLEKFQSRLPTEVLCPEEQSPGAAAPAQHSGASAV comes from the exons ATGAGCACCGGCATGTACCAGTCTCCCATGGAGGTGGCTGTCTACCAGCTCCACaacttctccatctcctttttctcctccctacTCGGGGGGGACGTAGTCTCCGTGAAGCTCGATAACAG TGCCTCCGGAGCCAGCGTGGTGGCCATCGACAACAAGATCGAGCAGGCAATG GATCTTGTAAAAAATCACCTGATGTATGCTGTGCGGGAGGAAGTGGAGGTCctgaaagagcaaataaaagaaCTGTTGGAGAAAAACTCCCAGCTGGAGCGTGAGAACAGCCTCCTGAAGACGCTGGCCAGCCCTGAACAGCTGGAGAAATTCCAGTCCCGACTCCCCACGGAGGTCCTGTGCCCGGAGGAACAGAGCCCCGGGgcagctgcccctgcccagcactCCGGGGCCTCTGCGGTGTAA
- the TSC22D3 gene encoding TSC22 domain family protein 3 isoform X1, whose protein sequence is MSSSPTEECRSPVGLDCCSCCLDLANRSGLEEGAGGENNNLGSPTVSSFRQLQEQLVRKNLNTDKLSSIMRQDSLEPVVRDPCYLFNQGICNRNIDQTLLSILLLFHSASGASVVAIDNKIEQAMDLVKNHLMYAVREEVEVLKEQIKELLEKNSQLERENSLLKTLASPEQLEKFQSRLPTEVLCPEEQSPGAAAPAQHSGASAV, encoded by the exons ATGTCCTCGTCGCCCACCGAGGAGTGCCGGTCGCCCGTGGGGCTggactgctgcagctgctgcctggactTGGCCAACCGGAGcgggctggaggagggggccGGGGGCGAGAACAACAACCTGGGTAGCCCCACCGTGAGCAGCTTCcggcagctgcaggagcagctggtcCGCAAGAACCTCAACACCGACAAGCTCAGTTCCATCATGCGCCAGGACTCGCTGGAGCCCGTTGTGCGGGACCCCTGCTACCTCTTCAACCAGGGCATCTGCAACAGGAACATCGACCAGACCctgctctccatcctcctgctcttccaCAG TGCCTCCGGAGCCAGCGTGGTGGCCATCGACAACAAGATCGAGCAGGCAATG GATCTTGTAAAAAATCACCTGATGTATGCTGTGCGGGAGGAAGTGGAGGTCctgaaagagcaaataaaagaaCTGTTGGAGAAAAACTCCCAGCTGGAGCGTGAGAACAGCCTCCTGAAGACGCTGGCCAGCCCTGAACAGCTGGAGAAATTCCAGTCCCGACTCCCCACGGAGGTCCTGTGCCCGGAGGAACAGAGCCCCGGGgcagctgcccctgcccagcactCCGGGGCCTCTGCGGTGTAA